The genome window AATCAGAGATGCGGCAATTCCAAACCAAACTATTGTAGGCAATTTAGATGTTATGCTAATTGAGGTTTTTGAAATACTTTCTCTAATAAACACATCATCGTAAGTGTTATCTTCTGAGATTTTTTTATTTCCTTTTTCCCATATTTTTTCTATACTATCCATTTTTGCAAATTATGATAATAACTTTTTGAGTTTCGATTTAATACGTACAATTTTTACACTAATATTTTTCTCACTTAAGCCAGTAATTTCTCCAATTTCTGTGTAAGTCTTTTTTTCAAGGTATAATAGTATTATTCCCTTTTCAATTTCATTTAGTTTTGCAATTGCCTTATACAGTTTGTTTATCTCTTCGTCCATATTAGGCAAGTCCTCTTTTTCAATCAAAGTGTTTTGTTTTTCAGACAATGATTCCAAAATTGGGCTATTCTTAGATTTACGAATGTTGGTTATTGCTGTATTTAATGCAATCCTATACATCCAGGTACTAAAGGTTGACTTCCTACTGAAGTTGGGAAAAGACTTCCATAATTGCAGAGTTATCTCCTGCATCATGTCTTTCTTTTCTTCAGAATTATTGCAGTAAACATTACATACCTTATGAATAATCCCTTTATTATCAGATATTTCTTTAATAAATATGTCTTCTAAGTATTCATTATTCATAAGGTAAAGTAATGAAATTATTGGTTAAAATAATGTTGCAAAAAATGTGATTATTCCTGTAACTAAAGCAAGCGAAACTATTGACAAGATTACTTTTTGAAATTTTTTGCTAATTTCCTTTTGCGGTTTTACCTTTTTGGTTTTTGGCAAAAATACAATTACGGAAAGACACAGAAGAATAAAAGGCATCACATAACTGTCAATATCCCCATTAGTGATAAACTTTAGAATAATTATTCCAATTGCACTTACTGCTATAATTGATCCTAATAAATATCTGGTTTTTGATTCCATGTTTTCAATTTTAAAAGTTAATAATTATTCAATTAGTCGCAGTAATTTTAATTCACTACACTTTTAAAATATTTTTATTTGCAAAATCTTTTTTACTTTTAAAAACAACTATTAAGAATACTCTTAAAACTGCTACATGTTTGAAATATAGTTCTTTTACAAATTGCATTTTGTTTAAAATCAGGTGTTTGAAAGTTTTGTGTCACAATTGTCCATCGTATATATTTATTTTTTAGCTAACTTACTAAAAACCTGAAATGAAAATTCAATTTGGATTTAACATTTTTTAAGGCTATTTAGAATTAATTGACAAATACGGTTGAAAATCTTATTTATTTTTGACTTTTTTTAAAGACAGTTATTGAAATATATGTATGCCGAATTAAAAACGTATTATGACTAAAGCACATTTAATTATTTTATTTTTGTTTATTTCCTCTACTTATTCAGTTATGAGTCAGGAAATAAAGGAAGTAGAAACTTCTCCTTTATTAAATACAAACTGGCATCAAAAAGGACTTTATGCAAAGTACAGTCCAGACAATGGAATGATAGGGTGCTGGTCAACTGCATTTGCTCAAATTTTTTACTTTCATAGTCTTTTCCCAAAAGGACAAATAAATTATACTTTGAGTAATAATAATAAAATCAAGATTAATATTGATACTGTACATTTTAGTTCAAGAAAATTTCCTGAGAAGCTTGACCAAAAAACCTCTCAAAACCTCATAAATGATGTTGCAATGTATAGTTTTTGTACTGCAACAATAATTAAGAAAGATTTTGGATCCGGTAGTTATTTGTGGGAAAAGGAGGAGATAGAAGCCATATTGGAAAAGCATTATGATTGTAAAGTTAATTTTTACGAATATAATCAAACAGAATTAGAGACTAAGTTCGATAGTATTGTTATTCTTATACAAAATGAAATTGATAATAAACGTCCAATGTTATACTATGTAGAGGACTCAAAAAGAAAGTTTGGGCATGCAATGGTGATTGATGGATATA of Bacteroidota bacterium contains these proteins:
- a CDS encoding sigma-70 family RNA polymerase sigma factor, whose product is MNNEYLEDIFIKEISDNKGIIHKVCNVYCNNSEEKKDMMQEITLQLWKSFPNFSRKSTFSTWMYRIALNTAITNIRKSKNSPILESLSEKQNTLIEKEDLPNMDEEINKLYKAIAKLNEIEKGIILLYLEKKTYTEIGEITGLSEKNISVKIVRIKSKLKKLLS